One part of the Sorangiineae bacterium MSr11954 genome encodes these proteins:
- a CDS encoding nitronate monooxygenase, whose protein sequence is MVGPKADLAASVSLGGGLGSLACATLGPDDVRKEAGLIRQRTQGPFNLNFFCHTPPVPDAQREGVWKARLAPYYAEMGLDPNEPVRMANRTPFDATMCDAVVALRPKVVSFHFGLPEPALVARVKDAGCLVFSSATTAEEARWLEAHGADAIIAQGAEAGGHRGMFLTTDVASQAGTFALVPQVADAVRVPVIAAGGIGDARGIVAALALGACAVQMGTAYLFCPESNVSAVHRAALKSARDDTTALTNVFTGRPARGVLNRAVRELGPIAADAPAFPLAATALQPLRTHAEGRGSGDFSPLWSGQAASLGRELGATELTRSLAARALEHAFLAR, encoded by the coding sequence ATGGTCGGCCCCAAAGCCGATCTCGCGGCCTCTGTCTCCCTGGGCGGCGGGCTCGGATCGCTGGCCTGCGCCACCCTCGGCCCCGACGACGTGCGCAAAGAAGCGGGCCTCATTCGCCAGCGAACCCAAGGACCGTTCAATCTCAACTTCTTCTGCCATACGCCGCCGGTCCCCGACGCGCAGCGCGAAGGCGTCTGGAAGGCGCGGCTCGCGCCCTATTATGCCGAGATGGGGCTCGATCCCAATGAGCCCGTGCGCATGGCCAATCGCACCCCGTTCGATGCGACCATGTGCGATGCCGTCGTGGCGTTGCGGCCCAAGGTGGTGAGCTTTCATTTCGGTCTGCCGGAGCCCGCGCTCGTCGCGCGGGTCAAAGACGCGGGCTGCCTCGTCTTCTCGTCGGCCACCACCGCCGAGGAGGCGCGCTGGCTGGAGGCGCATGGCGCCGACGCCATCATCGCGCAAGGCGCCGAGGCAGGCGGGCACCGCGGCATGTTCCTCACCACCGACGTGGCCTCCCAAGCCGGCACCTTTGCGCTGGTGCCGCAGGTCGCCGATGCGGTTCGCGTCCCGGTCATCGCCGCCGGCGGCATCGGAGATGCACGCGGCATCGTCGCGGCGCTTGCGTTGGGGGCCTGCGCCGTGCAGATGGGAACGGCATATCTCTTTTGCCCCGAGTCCAATGTATCGGCCGTGCACCGTGCTGCGCTGAAGTCTGCGCGCGACGACACCACGGCCTTGACCAACGTGTTCACCGGCCGGCCGGCGCGCGGCGTGTTGAACCGCGCCGTGCGCGAGCTCGGCCCCATCGCGGCGGATGCGCCCGCGTTCCCGTTGGCTGCGACCGCTCTCCAGCCGCTGCGCACCCACGCCGAAGGCCGCGGATCGGGCGACTTCTCGCCGCTCTGGTCCGGGCAAGCCGCGAGCCTCGGCCGCGAATTGGGCGCGACGGAGCTCACGCGCTCGCTCGCAGCCCGCGCGCTCGAACACGCCTTTCTCGCCCGCTAG
- a CDS encoding adenosine deaminase, with the protein MNIKAFIEGLPKAELHVHHIGSASPRIVSQLAARHPDSKVPADPDALASYFTFRDFAHFVEIYLSVVDLVRDAEDVRLLTYEIARDMARQNIRYAELTITPYSSIRRGISAGAFIEAIEDARKAASSELGVALQWCFDIPGEAGLEAAQVTLDVALDLHPNGLVSFGLGGPEIGVPRPQFAPYFQRAIAVGLHSVPHAGESTGPETIWDSLLHLRAERIGHGTSCTRDPALVRHLVEHSIPLEVCPTSNVATRSVKSLDEHPIKEMVAQGVWVTINSDDPPMFGTDLNTEYAIAARLLNLDPAGIAALAKNAVRASFTDSSAKAALCAEIDAYTATALG; encoded by the coding sequence ATGAATATTAAGGCGTTCATCGAGGGATTGCCGAAGGCGGAGCTCCACGTCCACCACATCGGCTCGGCATCACCGCGCATCGTCTCTCAGCTTGCTGCCCGGCATCCGGACTCCAAAGTTCCGGCCGATCCGGACGCGCTCGCGAGCTATTTCACCTTTCGCGATTTCGCGCACTTCGTGGAAATCTACCTCTCCGTCGTCGACCTCGTTCGCGACGCGGAGGACGTGCGGCTGCTCACCTACGAGATCGCCCGCGACATGGCCCGGCAGAACATTCGTTACGCCGAGCTGACCATCACGCCTTACAGCTCCATCCGGCGCGGCATCTCCGCGGGCGCGTTCATCGAGGCCATCGAGGACGCGCGCAAAGCTGCGAGCTCGGAGCTCGGCGTGGCATTGCAATGGTGCTTCGATATTCCGGGTGAGGCCGGATTGGAGGCGGCGCAGGTCACCCTCGACGTCGCGCTCGATCTGCACCCCAACGGGCTCGTCTCCTTTGGCCTCGGCGGCCCCGAAATCGGCGTTCCGCGCCCGCAATTTGCGCCGTATTTCCAGCGCGCCATCGCGGTCGGGCTCCACAGCGTCCCGCACGCCGGCGAGAGCACCGGCCCCGAGACGATATGGGACTCACTCCTTCATCTACGCGCCGAACGCATTGGCCATGGCACCAGCTGCACCCGCGATCCGGCCTTGGTGCGGCACCTGGTCGAGCACAGCATTCCGCTGGAGGTCTGCCCCACCTCGAACGTCGCCACCCGCTCCGTGAAGTCCCTCGACGAGCACCCCATCAAGGAGATGGTCGCGCAAGGCGTGTGGGTCACCATCAACAGCGACGACCCGCCCATGTTCGGTACGGATTTGAATACCGAATATGCCATCGCCGCGCGGCTCCTGAACCTCGACCCTGCCGGAATCGCGGCCCTGGCCAAGAACGCCGTTCGAGCATCCTTCACGGATTCGAGCGCCAAGGCCGCGCTGTGTGCCGAGATCGACGCATATACCGCGACCGCGCTCGGCTGA
- a CDS encoding zinc-binding dehydrogenase: MKASVYYENGGPEVFRYEDVPDPACPPDGIVIDVEVISVEGGDMINRSRVPLLSRPHIVGYQCAGTVREVGPQVKNFRVGDRVVSVVPNGAYAERVAASAARTWAVPAGADLVPIASVPVAFGTAHVALFALGNLAKGEKVLVHAGAGGVGLAAIQLAKEAGAEVLTTASSDDKLARLREFGAAHGINYKTSSLQDAVAKAVGPRGVNLVLDSVGGKNLQDSVGCLAYRGRIVSLGRAGRDPTLFDPYPLWAKNGSLIGLYLLSSLDHEHAQTHRAIAECIERVARGELRVVIDKQFALADAAKAHTYVEQRQAFGRVVLHTRG; this comes from the coding sequence ATGAAAGCTTCGGTTTATTATGAAAACGGTGGTCCGGAAGTTTTCCGTTACGAGGATGTCCCCGATCCGGCCTGCCCGCCCGACGGCATCGTCATCGACGTCGAGGTGATCAGCGTGGAGGGTGGGGACATGATCAACCGCTCCCGTGTACCGTTGCTCTCGCGCCCGCACATCGTCGGCTATCAATGCGCCGGCACTGTTCGCGAGGTGGGCCCCCAGGTGAAGAACTTCCGCGTTGGCGATCGCGTCGTATCCGTCGTGCCGAACGGCGCGTATGCGGAGCGCGTGGCCGCCAGCGCGGCGCGGACGTGGGCCGTCCCGGCCGGCGCCGATCTCGTTCCCATCGCCAGCGTCCCCGTCGCCTTCGGCACGGCGCACGTGGCGCTCTTTGCGCTCGGCAACCTCGCCAAGGGCGAAAAGGTGCTCGTGCACGCTGGCGCCGGCGGCGTCGGCCTCGCCGCGATTCAACTCGCGAAAGAGGCCGGCGCCGAGGTGCTGACCACCGCGTCCAGCGACGACAAGCTCGCGCGGCTGCGCGAGTTCGGCGCCGCACACGGCATCAACTACAAAACATCGTCGCTGCAGGACGCCGTCGCCAAGGCGGTGGGGCCCCGAGGGGTCAATCTGGTCCTCGACTCGGTGGGCGGGAAGAACCTGCAGGACAGCGTGGGATGCCTGGCCTACCGCGGCCGCATCGTCAGCTTGGGGCGCGCGGGGCGCGATCCGACGCTCTTCGATCCGTACCCGTTGTGGGCCAAGAATGGTTCGCTCATCGGCCTCTATCTCTTGTCGTCGTTGGACCACGAGCATGCGCAGACGCATCGCGCCATCGCCGAGTGCATCGAGCGCGTGGCCCGCGGGGAGCTGCGCGTGGTGATCGACAAGCAGTTCGCGCTCGCGGACGCCGCCAAGGCGCACACCTATGTCGAGCAGCGCCAAGCGTTCGGTCGCGTGGTGTTGCACACACGCGGCTGA
- a CDS encoding MFS transporter: MDRPSPKLWLPTVAMMLVSIVSYIDRNTLAILSPTILRETNLSAEQYGWIISAFSFAYMAGNPFWGHVLDRIGVRVGMTIAVAVWTAASTSHAFASGLLTFAAARAVLGFGEGATFPGALRTVTQTLPDRLRARGIAVSYSGGSLGAVLTPILITPVAIAIGWRVAFLCTGALGIAWLVLWTVISRAPSVRSRPTPPDVVRPSTRDLRLWAFVAGYAFGGVPIGFVTYAAPIYLSRALHLDQATLGHVLWIPPLGWEVGYFFWGYYIDRTRKSARKDFVPFFAMLALLGLPLAAIPMLHDAGLVLAGLFFAMFIAAGFVVGTLSYGTATFTTAHAAYIAGMGVGGWSALIALIMPVFGRLFDQRAFSAAFAIAAIAPVIGVTIFVAASREARIARAPSD, from the coding sequence ATGGATCGCCCCTCGCCGAAGCTTTGGTTGCCGACCGTCGCGATGATGCTGGTGTCGATCGTCAGCTACATCGATCGCAACACCTTGGCGATTCTGTCACCGACCATCCTTCGCGAGACGAACCTCAGCGCCGAGCAATACGGCTGGATCATCTCCGCATTTTCGTTCGCGTACATGGCCGGCAACCCCTTTTGGGGGCATGTGCTCGACCGGATCGGTGTGCGCGTGGGGATGACCATCGCCGTCGCCGTGTGGACGGCCGCGTCCACCTCCCACGCGTTCGCCTCCGGGCTCCTCACGTTTGCCGCTGCACGCGCGGTGCTCGGCTTCGGCGAAGGAGCCACCTTTCCGGGCGCGCTCCGCACGGTCACGCAAACCTTGCCCGACCGATTGCGCGCGCGCGGCATCGCGGTGTCCTACAGCGGCGGATCGCTCGGCGCCGTCCTGACCCCCATTCTCATCACGCCCGTCGCCATCGCCATCGGCTGGCGCGTGGCATTTCTCTGCACGGGCGCGCTGGGCATCGCGTGGCTCGTACTTTGGACGGTCATCAGCCGCGCGCCGAGCGTGCGCAGCCGCCCGACCCCGCCGGACGTGGTGCGCCCGAGCACGCGCGATCTTCGCCTCTGGGCCTTCGTCGCGGGGTACGCGTTCGGCGGCGTCCCCATTGGGTTCGTGACGTATGCGGCGCCCATCTATTTGAGCCGCGCGCTGCACCTCGACCAAGCCACGCTCGGCCATGTGCTCTGGATACCGCCGCTCGGCTGGGAAGTCGGTTATTTCTTCTGGGGATATTACATCGATCGCACCCGCAAATCGGCGCGCAAGGACTTCGTTCCCTTCTTCGCCATGCTGGCGCTCCTGGGGCTGCCGCTGGCCGCGATCCCGATGCTCCACGACGCGGGCTTGGTCCTGGCAGGGCTCTTCTTCGCGATGTTCATCGCGGCCGGCTTCGTGGTCGGCACCTTGTCGTATGGCACCGCGACATTCACCACCGCACACGCGGCATACATCGCGGGCATGGGTGTGGGGGGATGGTCCGCGCTGATTGCGCTCATCATGCCGGTGTTCGGCCGGCTCTTCGATCAGCGTGCTTTCTCCGCGGCGTTTGCGATCGCGGCCATCGCGCCCGTCATCGGCGTCACCATCTTCGTCGCCGCCTCGCGCGAAGCCCGGATCGCGCGCGCACCAAGCGATTGA
- a CDS encoding aminotransferase class V-fold PLP-dependent enzyme, with amino-acid sequence MTTTLDRNRNPELDLDIDFVRAQFPTFSEPSMRGQAFFENAGGSYPCNAVIRRLNEYYRRLKVQPYYAYRASTEAGEWMEATYARLAEYLGVASDEVHFGPSTSQNTYVLAQALRKVLKPGDEIIVTNQDHEANGGAWRRLAEGGITVNEWRVDGETGRLDPAQLDALLTERTRLVAFPHCSNVVGHINPVAELTAKARAVGAVTVVDGVAFAPHGLPNVAELGADVYLFSLYKVYGPHQGAMVVRRPLLDRLGNEGHVFNAPYPRKRLVPAGPDHAQIAAARGVAEYFDAVDAHHGGGDVAGRPKRVRELFRGAEVALLPRVLDFLTAHEHVRLLGPSNARERAPTVSFVPYLGEPERIAAKLAERGIMAAHGHFYALRLLEAMGVDGSRGVVRVSFVHYTSPGEIAQLLEALDGALSPGEGGRFE; translated from the coding sequence ATGACGACGACCCTCGATCGCAATCGCAATCCCGAGCTCGATCTCGACATCGACTTCGTTCGAGCCCAGTTCCCGACGTTCTCGGAGCCATCGATGCGGGGCCAGGCGTTCTTCGAGAACGCGGGGGGCTCGTATCCTTGCAACGCGGTGATCCGCCGCTTGAATGAATATTACCGCAGGCTCAAAGTGCAGCCGTATTACGCCTACCGCGCATCGACGGAGGCCGGTGAGTGGATGGAGGCCACCTACGCGCGGCTCGCCGAGTACCTCGGTGTGGCGAGCGACGAGGTGCACTTCGGGCCATCGACGTCGCAAAACACGTATGTGTTGGCGCAGGCGCTTCGCAAAGTCTTGAAGCCGGGCGACGAAATCATCGTGACCAATCAGGATCACGAGGCCAACGGAGGCGCCTGGCGCAGGCTCGCGGAAGGTGGGATCACCGTCAACGAGTGGCGCGTGGATGGCGAGACGGGCAGGCTCGATCCGGCGCAGCTCGACGCGTTGTTGACGGAGCGGACGCGCTTGGTGGCGTTTCCCCATTGTTCGAACGTGGTGGGGCACATCAATCCGGTGGCGGAGCTGACGGCCAAGGCGCGCGCGGTGGGGGCCGTGACGGTGGTGGACGGGGTCGCGTTCGCGCCGCACGGTTTGCCGAACGTCGCCGAGCTGGGCGCGGACGTGTACCTGTTCTCGCTGTACAAGGTCTATGGTCCGCACCAAGGCGCGATGGTCGTCCGCCGCCCGCTCTTGGACCGGCTCGGCAACGAGGGGCACGTCTTCAACGCGCCGTATCCGCGCAAGCGGCTCGTTCCCGCGGGGCCCGATCATGCGCAGATCGCGGCGGCGCGCGGGGTCGCCGAGTACTTCGACGCGGTCGATGCGCACCATGGCGGCGGCGACGTGGCCGGGCGCCCCAAGCGCGTGCGCGAGCTCTTTCGCGGCGCCGAGGTGGCGCTCTTGCCGCGCGTCCTCGATTTTCTAACGGCGCACGAGCATGTGCGCTTGCTCGGCCCGTCGAACGCCCGCGAACGCGCCCCGACGGTGTCGTTCGTGCCCTACCTCGGCGAGCCCGAACGGATCGCGGCCAAGCTAGCCGAGCGCGGCATCATGGCGGCGCACGGCCATTTTTACGCGCTTCGCTTGCTGGAGGCCATGGGCGTCGATGGGTCGCGGGGCGTGGTGCGTGTCTCGTTCGTTCACTACACATCGCCGGGCGAGATCGCCCAGCTGCTCGAGGCGCTCGACGGGGCGCTCTCTCCTGGAGAAGGGGGCCGATTCGAGTAG
- the ltaE gene encoding low-specificity L-threonine aldolase, whose translation MIDLRSDTVTLPTSAMREAISRAELGDDVYGEDPTVEDLEQHVARLLGKEAGLLVPSGTMGNLCAMLAHCARGSRVIVGNESHIFCSEAGGASVLGGLVLHSIRNTADGGLDAGELADALESPDDAHVAPAGLVALENTHNRCGGTVLDAAYVGRVAREAHARGVPLHIDGARLFNAQVALGVSARSLVEDADSVQICFSKGLSAPVGSMLLGTKAFIHQARRARKMLGGGMRQAGILAAACRLAIDEMVARLADDHARARRLAEGIAAAGAPGFHVIPPATNIVLVRAERADGSIARVVSRLRDEGVHVNRVNDVRLRAVLHRGIGDEDVERAASAFQRVLRGS comes from the coding sequence ATGATCGATCTTCGAAGCGATACGGTGACACTCCCCACCTCGGCCATGCGCGAGGCGATTTCACGCGCGGAGCTGGGCGATGACGTCTACGGCGAGGATCCCACCGTCGAGGACCTGGAGCAGCACGTCGCCCGGCTCCTCGGCAAGGAAGCGGGCCTGCTGGTGCCCAGCGGAACGATGGGAAACCTGTGCGCCATGCTCGCGCATTGTGCGCGGGGCAGCCGGGTCATCGTAGGGAACGAGAGCCATATCTTTTGCTCCGAGGCGGGTGGCGCATCGGTGCTGGGCGGCTTGGTGCTCCACTCCATCCGCAATACGGCGGACGGAGGCCTCGATGCGGGAGAGCTCGCCGACGCGCTCGAGAGCCCCGACGATGCGCACGTGGCGCCTGCCGGCCTCGTTGCCCTGGAAAATACGCACAATCGCTGCGGGGGCACCGTGCTCGATGCCGCGTACGTGGGGCGGGTCGCGCGGGAGGCGCATGCGCGCGGGGTGCCGCTCCACATCGATGGCGCGCGCCTTTTCAATGCGCAGGTCGCGCTCGGCGTGAGCGCGCGATCACTGGTGGAGGACGCGGACAGCGTGCAAATCTGCTTTTCCAAAGGGCTGAGCGCGCCGGTGGGCTCGATGCTCCTGGGCACCAAGGCGTTCATCCACCAGGCGCGCCGCGCGCGAAAAATGCTGGGCGGGGGCATGCGGCAGGCGGGGATCCTCGCGGCCGCATGCCGGCTGGCCATCGACGAGATGGTCGCGCGCCTGGCCGACGATCATGCGCGGGCGCGGCGGCTCGCGGAGGGCATCGCGGCGGCGGGCGCTCCGGGCTTCCACGTGATCCCGCCGGCCACGAACATCGTGCTGGTGCGCGCGGAGAGGGCCGATGGATCCATCGCTCGGGTGGTGTCGCGCCTTCGCGATGAAGGCGTTCACGTGAACCGGGTCAACGACGTTCGGTTGCGCGCGGTGCTGCATCGCGGAATCGGCGACGAGGACGTCGAGCGCGCCGCGAGCGCGTTTCAGCGGGTGCTGCGCGGCTCGTGA
- a CDS encoding cobyric acid synthase: MIVGTSSNSGKTTVVAGLCRLFANRGLAVAPLKSQNMALNAYVTADGGEIAQATAMQARGARQEPIVHMNPLLLKPKSDDVAQLIVHGKARMDVSARDYFLEDGLQGLKIGAIEESIAHLKSRFDLIVAEGAGSCAEPNLRRLDVVNMGLARMLEARVFVVVDIDKGGAFADILGTLEVMRLTEPKDLELIEGFILNKFRGDRTVLQPAIDFSFAHTKIPIVGVLPYLHDLRLEEEDRVRERPCNDPEVDIAVILLPHISNATDFEFLDEEPGVQVRYVKSAESLGLPDAIILPGTKNTTWDLDYIRRTGLEQAIVALAGRTPLIGVCGGFQMLGRTLCDPHRFESSLGTIPGMGLLAIDVEFSSTKTVTRRDYAPSADNPFRDAGDVRGYEIHAGHVHYGSSRPAYAYAGGRDGAVDPERRIFGTFIHDLFRNPAVARSFVNALRRSKGLPELTTQLPQVHDRIDASYQRLASLLEEHCGF; encoded by the coding sequence ATGATCGTAGGCACGAGCTCCAACTCCGGCAAGACGACGGTGGTCGCGGGCCTATGCCGGTTGTTCGCCAATCGCGGATTGGCGGTGGCGCCTCTCAAATCGCAGAACATGGCCCTCAATGCCTATGTCACCGCCGACGGCGGCGAAATCGCGCAAGCCACCGCCATGCAAGCCCGGGGCGCCCGCCAGGAACCGATCGTGCATATGAACCCTCTCCTCCTCAAGCCCAAGTCGGACGATGTGGCTCAGCTCATCGTGCATGGCAAGGCGCGCATGGATGTGAGCGCGCGAGACTATTTCCTCGAGGATGGATTGCAGGGATTGAAGATTGGAGCCATCGAAGAATCCATTGCCCATCTGAAATCGCGCTTCGATCTCATCGTGGCCGAGGGCGCGGGGAGCTGCGCGGAGCCCAACCTTCGCCGGCTCGATGTCGTCAACATGGGCCTGGCGCGGATGCTCGAGGCCAGGGTCTTCGTGGTCGTGGACATCGATAAAGGAGGAGCGTTCGCGGATATCCTCGGAACGCTCGAGGTGATGCGGCTCACGGAGCCGAAGGACCTGGAGCTCATCGAAGGATTCATTCTCAACAAATTCCGTGGTGACCGGACCGTGTTGCAGCCGGCCATCGATTTTTCATTCGCGCATACGAAAATTCCCATCGTGGGCGTGCTCCCGTATCTCCACGATTTGAGGCTGGAAGAAGAAGATCGGGTCCGCGAGCGACCGTGCAACGACCCGGAGGTCGACATTGCGGTGATTCTCCTACCGCACATTTCGAACGCGACCGACTTCGAGTTTCTCGACGAGGAGCCGGGTGTTCAGGTTCGGTATGTCAAATCGGCCGAGAGCTTGGGCCTGCCCGACGCCATCATCCTCCCCGGTACCAAGAACACCACGTGGGACCTCGATTACATCCGGCGGACCGGTTTGGAGCAAGCGATCGTCGCGCTCGCGGGACGCACCCCGCTCATCGGTGTCTGCGGAGGCTTTCAAATGTTGGGCCGCACCTTGTGCGATCCCCATCGCTTCGAGTCCTCGCTCGGCACCATTCCCGGAATGGGCCTCCTCGCAATCGATGTCGAGTTCTCATCGACCAAAACCGTTACGCGGCGCGACTACGCGCCATCGGCGGACAATCCATTTCGCGATGCGGGCGATGTGCGCGGATACGAGATTCACGCGGGGCATGTTCACTATGGAAGCTCGCGCCCCGCTTATGCGTATGCAGGAGGCCGCGACGGGGCCGTCGACCCGGAGCGGCGCATCTTCGGCACGTTCATCCACGATTTGTTTCGAAATCCTGCGGTTGCGCGCTCCTTCGTCAACGCGCTGCGCCGCTCCAAAGGGCTCCCCGAGCTCACCACCCAGCTCCCCCAGGTGCACGATCGCATCGATGCGAGCTACCAGCGCCTGGCGTCTCTGCTGGAAGAACATTGCGGATTCTGA
- a CDS encoding DUF1223 domain-containing protein: MRYLSLLFASVLPLVASCKTAEALPSSPPASGPGVAVVELFSSEGCSSCPPADEVLSDLVRKGDGRVFPLAFHVDYWDDLGWADPFASAQATARQREYAASFGTSSVFTPQMIVDGTEAFVGSDASHARDAITRALARAPSTRLTVTAERADAQSLRVHYRFDPAPKDGVLRLALVERGLVTRVPRGENAGRTLAHENVVRSFVTVPIHAAEGTAVLPVPSSVDRRRAEVIGYVQSAPRTEGRGVPITAAARTPAP; this comes from the coding sequence ATGCGCTATCTCTCACTGCTTTTCGCGTCGGTTCTACCCCTCGTTGCGTCGTGCAAGACCGCCGAGGCGCTCCCCTCGTCCCCGCCCGCGTCGGGCCCGGGGGTGGCCGTGGTCGAGCTCTTTTCGTCGGAAGGGTGCAGCAGCTGCCCGCCGGCCGACGAGGTCCTGTCGGATTTGGTTCGAAAGGGCGACGGCCGCGTATTCCCATTGGCGTTCCACGTCGACTATTGGGACGACCTCGGGTGGGCCGATCCCTTCGCGAGCGCCCAGGCCACGGCCCGACAACGCGAGTATGCGGCGTCCTTCGGCACGTCCTCCGTATTCACCCCGCAGATGATCGTCGATGGCACCGAGGCCTTCGTCGGCTCCGACGCCTCGCACGCGCGCGACGCCATCACCCGCGCGCTCGCGCGAGCGCCCAGCACCCGCCTCACGGTGACCGCCGAGCGCGCCGATGCCCAGAGCCTGCGCGTGCACTACCGGTTCGACCCCGCGCCGAAGGATGGCGTGCTGCGCCTCGCGCTGGTGGAGCGCGGCCTGGTCACCCGCGTCCCGCGCGGCGAAAATGCCGGAAGAACCTTGGCGCACGAAAATGTCGTCCGCTCCTTCGTGACCGTCCCCATCCACGCCGCCGAGGGCACGGCCGTCCTCCCCGTCCCCAGCTCCGTCGATCGGCGCCGCGCCGAGGTGATTGGCTATGTACAATCCGCGCCGCGCACGGAGGGTCGCGGAGTGCCCATCACCGCGGCAGCGCGCACGCCGGCACCGTGA
- a CDS encoding L-histidine N(alpha)-methyltransferase — MPVDGKRVTAILVGTGVFPHNPGLAPIPEVYTNLVRLKQALMREEVLGVPSENIHVLIDRDRSTLLRELRRAAAHAKQDDTLLVYYCGHGVIPDDGLGLLLTVTDTTEELKEHTSLRFTDMRSVVSPSTSALTRILILDCCYAGQAITHVLSDTSSILAAAVGEVTEKRTTIMAAAGEYQPAMRGLHMTVFTQALVESLEHGVPEGDAELTVYDIFIAARDRVAGIAVRGGLPGNAPRPRISSSGGEKEMPFVRNAARAVSRASPPSTPRTVADHARTLQRTLFVSAIDRELNYLKLSERMNSELEKGSFEDLKYHYLGEQGARRWLDLVSSPAYVRTAQPSLQALQRFVCERLNQRKPSPVSLVGLGCGDGQVDRELLQILCEAVNVSQGLAYFPVDLSMPLLQMAAREVADSGDLQQVAILPIVAELQNLGNVVRMWRSSPNVEIYSLLGCTIGNFRNEERVLAPIAEAMRAEDLLLLDARCYGGPTLTEEQAELLMPQFKHKRNVEFALGPLSKFGHRGDSRTAVRVHDRSRPFSVVRGTHAIVTELALDPSWQHTLSPSGVGLKREREVESLALSWSNVYRDTNFVSWLAHTMDLHVVARVPASLAPNEVQTVAFLLARDL, encoded by the coding sequence ATGCCGGTCGACGGAAAGCGCGTTACCGCCATCCTCGTAGGGACCGGGGTTTTTCCGCATAACCCGGGGCTCGCGCCGATCCCGGAGGTGTACACGAACCTCGTGCGCTTGAAGCAGGCGCTCATGCGTGAAGAGGTTCTGGGGGTGCCCTCCGAGAACATTCATGTTTTGATCGACCGCGACCGAAGCACATTGCTTCGTGAGCTCCGCCGCGCGGCCGCGCATGCGAAACAAGACGACACGCTGCTCGTATATTACTGCGGTCATGGCGTCATCCCCGACGATGGACTCGGCCTGTTGCTCACGGTGACCGATACCACAGAAGAGCTCAAGGAGCACACCAGCCTCCGATTCACGGATATGAGGTCGGTCGTTTCTCCGAGCACGTCTGCCCTTACGCGTATCCTCATCCTCGACTGCTGTTACGCTGGGCAGGCGATAACCCACGTGCTCTCGGACACGAGCAGCATCCTCGCGGCTGCGGTCGGCGAGGTGACGGAGAAGCGTACGACCATCATGGCGGCGGCGGGCGAGTATCAGCCCGCGATGCGCGGCCTCCATATGACGGTGTTCACCCAAGCGCTGGTCGAAAGCCTCGAGCACGGCGTCCCGGAGGGTGACGCCGAGCTCACGGTTTACGACATTTTCATCGCCGCGCGCGATCGGGTCGCCGGCATCGCCGTGCGCGGTGGGCTCCCCGGGAATGCCCCGCGCCCGCGCATCTCGAGCAGCGGCGGCGAAAAGGAGATGCCCTTCGTCCGCAACGCCGCGCGCGCCGTCTCTCGCGCATCCCCGCCGTCGACCCCCCGCACGGTCGCCGATCACGCCCGCACCCTCCAGCGCACCCTCTTCGTGTCGGCCATCGATCGCGAGCTCAATTACTTGAAGCTCTCCGAGCGTATGAACTCCGAATTGGAGAAAGGCAGCTTCGAAGATCTGAAATACCATTACCTGGGCGAACAAGGCGCCCGGCGCTGGCTCGACCTCGTCTCCAGCCCCGCGTACGTGCGCACCGCCCAGCCGTCGCTCCAAGCGTTGCAGCGTTTCGTATGCGAGCGTTTGAACCAGCGAAAGCCCTCCCCCGTCTCGCTGGTGGGCCTCGGGTGCGGCGATGGTCAGGTCGACCGCGAGCTCCTCCAGATCCTATGCGAAGCGGTGAACGTCTCCCAAGGGCTCGCCTATTTTCCGGTCGATCTCTCGATGCCCCTGCTGCAGATGGCCGCGCGCGAGGTGGCCGACAGCGGTGATCTCCAACAGGTCGCGATCCTCCCCATCGTGGCCGAGCTGCAGAACCTCGGGAACGTGGTGCGCATGTGGCGCTCCAGCCCCAACGTGGAAATCTATTCGCTCCTGGGCTGCACGATCGGCAACTTTCGAAACGAGGAGCGCGTCCTCGCGCCCATCGCGGAGGCCATGCGGGCGGAGGATCTCCTGTTGCTCGACGCCCGATGCTACGGCGGCCCCACCTTGACGGAGGAGCAGGCCGAGCTCCTCATGCCGCAGTTCAAACACAAACGGAACGTGGAGTTCGCGCTCGGGCCGCTCTCCAAGTTCGGGCACCGTGGCGACTCCCGCACCGCCGTGCGCGTGCACGACCGGAGCCGGCCTTTCTCCGTCGTGCGAGGCACCCACGCCATCGTCACCGAGCTCGCGCTCGACCCGAGCTGGCAGCACACCTTGAGCCCCTCGGGGGTCGGCCTCAAGCGCGAGCGCGAGGTCGAATCGCTCGCGCTCTCTTGGTCCAACGTGTACCGCGATACCAACTTCGTCTCGTGGCTCGCGCACACGATGGACCTTCACGTCGTCGCGCGCGTCCCTGCGTCGCTCGCACCGAACGAGGTGCAGACCGTCGCGTTTCTGCTCGCGCGCGATCTCTGA